The proteins below come from a single Halobacteriovorax sp. GB3 genomic window:
- the rplB gene encoding 50S ribosomal protein L2, with amino-acid sequence MGIKKFKPTTPSLRNMQVVNSDELTKGVKPVKKLISAKKSTAGRNNAGRITVRHRGGGVKQRYRIIDFKRNKLEIPAKVQGISYDPNRTCNLALLAYADGEKRYILAPLGLKVGDTVISSAQADIKVGNSKLLKEIPVGTLVHNVELHPGAGGQIARSAGAYVQVMAKEGDSCLLRMPSGELRKVKLECRATIGQVGNLDHEKRNIGKAGRKRMLGFRPTVRGVAMNPVDHPHGGGEGRTSGGRHPVSPWGVPTKGYKTRKNKRTDKFIVKRRK; translated from the coding sequence ATGGGTATTAAAAAGTTTAAGCCTACAACTCCATCACTAAGAAACATGCAAGTTGTTAATAGTGATGAGCTTACAAAAGGCGTAAAACCAGTTAAGAAATTAATCTCTGCAAAAAAATCGACAGCAGGTCGTAACAATGCAGGTCGTATTACAGTTCGTCACAGAGGTGGCGGTGTAAAGCAGAGATACAGAATTATTGACTTTAAAAGAAACAAGTTAGAAATTCCTGCAAAAGTTCAGGGTATTTCTTACGATCCGAACAGAACATGTAATCTTGCTCTATTAGCTTATGCTGATGGTGAAAAAAGATACATTCTTGCTCCACTTGGCTTGAAGGTTGGCGACACCGTTATCTCTTCTGCTCAAGCCGATATTAAAGTTGGAAACTCAAAGCTTCTTAAGGAAATTCCAGTTGGTACTCTTGTACATAACGTAGAACTACACCCAGGTGCTGGTGGGCAGATTGCTCGTTCAGCTGGTGCATATGTTCAAGTTATGGCGAAAGAAGGTGATTCATGTCTTCTAAGAATGCCATCAGGAGAGCTTAGAAAAGTTAAGCTTGAGTGTAGAGCAACTATTGGCCAAGTAGGTAACCTTGATCACGAGAAGAGAAACATCGGTAAAGCTGGTCGTAAGCGTATGCTTGGTTTCAGACCAACTGTTAGAGGTGTTGCTATGAACCCTGTTGATCACCCACATGGTGGTGGTGAAGGGAGAACTTCTGGTGGTAGACATCCTGTATCTCCATGGGGTGTACCAACTAAAGGTTACAAAACTAGAAAGAACAAGAGAACTGATAAGTTCATTGTTAAGCGTAGAAAGTAG
- the rpsQ gene encoding 30S ribosomal protein S17, protein MSAQKKFKRKLNGVVVSANNEKTVVVSVQRRFKHPIYNKFVSKTKKYHAHDEANTAKQGDKVTIIESKPYSKLKKWELFSVN, encoded by the coding sequence ATGAGTGCACAAAAGAAGTTTAAGAGAAAGCTAAATGGTGTAGTTGTTTCTGCTAACAATGAAAAAACAGTTGTTGTTTCAGTTCAGAGACGTTTTAAGCATCCAATTTACAACAAGTTCGTTTCTAAAACTAAGAAGTACCACGCTCATGATGAAGCTAATACTGCGAAACAAGGTGATAAAGTAACAATCATCGAGTCTAAGCCGTATTCAAAGCTTAAGAAGTGGGAACTATTTAGTGTTAACTAA
- the rplE gene encoding 50S ribosomal protein L5, with protein MSRLKTEYKNKIAPALQEKFGLKNVHQIPKLEKIVVNCCTKDAVTNAKVVESIVKDLAAITGQKPVVARARKSIASFKVREGMALGASVTLRGEKMYEFLDRLVNITLPRVRDFRGVSDKGFDGRGNYTLGLKEQIIFPEINYDQIDKVRGMGISIVTSAKNNEEGRELLSQFGMPFRK; from the coding sequence ATGAGTAGATTAAAGACTGAATATAAAAATAAAATTGCTCCAGCTCTTCAGGAAAAATTTGGACTAAAAAACGTTCACCAAATTCCTAAGCTGGAAAAAATTGTTGTTAACTGCTGTACAAAAGACGCGGTAACTAATGCTAAAGTTGTCGAGTCTATTGTTAAGGATCTAGCTGCGATCACTGGTCAAAAGCCAGTTGTAGCAAGAGCTAGAAAATCAATCGCTTCATTCAAAGTTAGAGAAGGTATGGCCTTAGGTGCTAGCGTTACTCTAAGAGGCGAGAAGATGTATGAATTCCTAGACAGACTTGTAAACATTACTCTTCCACGTGTACGTGACTTTAGAGGTGTTTCTGATAAAGGTTTTGACGGAAGAGGTAATTATACTCTTGGTCTAAAAGAGCAAATTATCTTCCCAGAGATTAACTATGATCAAATTGATAAAGTTAGAGGTATGGGTATCTCTATCGTTACTTCTGCAAAGAATAACGAAGAAGGTAGAGAGCTTCTTAGTCAATTTGGAATGCCTTTCCGTAAATAA
- the rpsE gene encoding 30S ribosomal protein S5, whose protein sequence is MTEETKKEAKVEATEKKAPRKKQAPRKKAPAVNPDFEERVVAVNRVAKVVKGGRRFSFSALMIVGDKKGRVGYGLGKAKEVPEAIRKATQAAQKNMVKVPLDNGTIPHQIVGEFDAGRILFKPAGEGTGVKAAGACRSIMELAGIRNVLTKSLRGNNPHNIVKATFAALKNLRSAEQVANVRGKESKGLRIKG, encoded by the coding sequence ATGACAGAAGAAACTAAAAAAGAAGCAAAAGTAGAAGCTACTGAGAAGAAAGCTCCAAGAAAGAAGCAAGCTCCAAGAAAAAAGGCTCCTGCTGTTAATCCTGATTTTGAAGAAAGAGTTGTAGCGGTTAACCGTGTTGCTAAGGTTGTTAAGGGTGGTAGAAGATTTTCTTTCTCTGCATTAATGATCGTTGGTGATAAGAAGGGTCGCGTTGGTTATGGTCTTGGTAAAGCTAAGGAAGTTCCTGAAGCAATTAGAAAGGCTACACAAGCAGCTCAAAAAAATATGGTAAAAGTTCCACTTGATAACGGTACAATTCCACACCAAATTGTTGGTGAATTTGATGCTGGTAGAATTCTTTTCAAGCCGGCTGGAGAAGGTACTGGGGTTAAGGCTGCTGGTGCATGTCGTTCAATTATGGAACTTGCTGGAATTAGAAACGTTCTAACAAAGTCACTTAGAGGAAATAACCCTCATAATATCGTTAAAGCTACTTTCGCAGCTCTTAAAAACTTAAGATCAGCTGAGCAAGTTGCTAACGTTAGAGGTAAAGAATCTAAGGGCCTTAGAATTAAAGGTTAG
- the rplV gene encoding 50S ribosomal protein L22 yields MAIKVKNRRVGIAPRKVRQVCDLVRNKKASEALKTLRFCEKKEIALMLTKLINSGLAIAADSEKYDIDNLVVSTIFADEGPTLKRIQPRAQGRAFRVRKRTSHVTVELKEA; encoded by the coding sequence ATGGCCATTAAAGTTAAAAACAGAAGAGTTGGAATCGCTCCAAGAAAAGTAAGACAGGTATGCGACCTTGTTAGAAACAAGAAAGCTTCTGAAGCTCTTAAGACTTTAAGATTTTGTGAGAAGAAAGAGATCGCTCTGATGCTTACAAAGCTTATTAACAGCGGACTTGCTATTGCAGCTGATTCAGAAAAGTACGATATTGATAATCTAGTAGTTAGCACAATTTTTGCTGATGAAGGTCCAACGCTCAAAAGGATTCAACCTAGAGCTCAAGGGCGTGCTTTCAGAGTTAGAAAAAGAACAAGTCACGTAACAGTTGAACTTAAAGAAGCGTAA
- the rpsN gene encoding 30S ribosomal protein S14 gives MARKAKLASNEKRAKLAEKYAAKRAELRNKIKDVNLSEEERFEAMMKLQTLPRNSAKIRVRNRCVLTGRPRGNYRKFGLSRIAFRELALRGMIPGVTKSSW, from the coding sequence ATGGCTAGAAAAGCAAAATTAGCAAGTAACGAAAAGAGAGCGAAGTTAGCAGAGAAGTACGCTGCTAAGAGAGCTGAGCTTAGAAATAAAATTAAAGACGTGAATCTTTCTGAAGAAGAAAGATTTGAAGCTATGATGAAGCTTCAGACTCTTCCAAGAAACTCTGCGAAAATCAGAGTGAGAAACAGATGTGTTCTTACTGGAAGACCACGTGGTAACTATAGAAAATTTGGTCTATCAAGAATCGCATTCAGAGAGCTTGCTCTTAGAGGTATGATTCCTGGTGTAACTAAATCAAGCTGGTAA
- the rplR gene encoding 50S ribosomal protein L18 produces the protein MMRKQLGKIRKESEARRYRRKLSLRKKVNGTADRPRLVVTRSNKHLAVQVIDDNASKTLLSVQTYGKNAVKAGNNVDGAKVVGATLAEKLKSAKIDNAVFDRNGYKYHGVVAAVVEAARENGIQI, from the coding sequence ATGATGAGAAAACAATTAGGTAAAATTAGAAAAGAGTCGGAAGCTAGACGCTATAGAAGAAAGCTTTCTCTCAGAAAAAAAGTTAATGGAACTGCTGATCGTCCAAGACTTGTAGTAACAAGATCTAATAAGCATCTTGCTGTTCAAGTTATCGATGATAATGCTTCTAAAACATTACTTTCTGTTCAAACTTATGGAAAGAATGCTGTTAAAGCTGGAAACAATGTTGATGGTGCAAAAGTTGTTGGAGCTACTCTTGCTGAAAAGCTTAAGTCTGCGAAAATTGACAATGCTGTATTTGACAGAAACGGTTACAAGTACCACGGTGTTGTAGCTGCTGTTGTTGAAGCTGCAAGAGAAAATGGGATTCAAATTTAA
- the rpsH gene encoding 30S ribosomal protein S8, giving the protein MMTDPIADMLTRVRNAINAGHDRVEFPASKVKAGICKVLKDEGYIRSFKIVAKAQNDISIKVLLKEDAIVGIKRVSKPGLRQYRGYNDISRVISGLGTAILSTSQGVISDREARKRKVGGEVLCNVW; this is encoded by the coding sequence ATGATGACAGATCCAATTGCAGATATGCTTACAAGAGTTAGAAACGCTATCAATGCTGGACATGATAGAGTTGAATTTCCTGCTTCAAAAGTTAAAGCTGGAATTTGTAAAGTTTTAAAAGATGAAGGTTATATCAGATCTTTTAAAATTGTTGCAAAAGCTCAAAATGATATTTCGATTAAAGTACTTCTTAAAGAAGATGCGATCGTAGGAATTAAGAGAGTTTCAAAGCCAGGTCTTAGACAATATAGAGGTTATAACGACATTTCTCGTGTTATCTCTGGTCTTGGAACAGCTATTCTATCTACATCTCAGGGTGTAATTTCTGATAGAGAAGCTAGAAAGAGAAAGGTTGGAGGAGAAGTCCTCTGTAACGTTTGGTAG
- the rplP gene encoding 50S ribosomal protein L16 gives MLSPKKVKWRKQQKGRMKGKANRGNTITFGEFAIQAVSCGYITNRQIEAARIAMTRKIKRGGNVWIKIFPDKVLTKKPAEVRMGKGKGSPDSWVAVVKPGRVMFEIKHVDPELSKEALKLAMYKLPVKTRIIKREAEN, from the coding sequence ATGCTTAGTCCAAAAAAAGTAAAGTGGCGTAAACAGCAAAAAGGCCGCATGAAAGGTAAAGCGAATCGTGGAAATACTATCACATTCGGAGAATTCGCTATACAAGCTGTGTCATGTGGGTATATAACAAACCGTCAAATTGAAGCAGCCCGTATTGCTATGACGCGTAAAATTAAGCGTGGTGGTAACGTTTGGATCAAAATCTTCCCAGATAAGGTTCTTACTAAGAAGCCAGCTGAAGTACGTATGGGTAAGGGTAAAGGTTCTCCTGATTCTTGGGTAGCTGTTGTTAAGCCTGGACGCGTAATGTTTGAAATCAAGCACGTTGATCCAGAACTTAGTAAGGAAGCTCTAAAGCTTGCTATGTATAAGCTTCCAGTTAAGACAAGAATTATTAAAAGAGAAGCTGAGAATTAA
- the rplX gene encoding 50S ribosomal protein L24, which yields MQKIKVNDDVVVIAGKDKGKTGKVQKLNFKTNTVLVEGVNLVKKAVKPTQENPQGGIFEVERPVHISNVAVVSPKTKKATRVRIEAKDGKNVRVAVACGTVLN from the coding sequence ATGCAAAAGATTAAAGTAAATGATGATGTAGTAGTTATCGCTGGGAAGGACAAAGGTAAAACAGGTAAGGTTCAAAAGCTTAACTTCAAAACTAACACTGTTCTTGTAGAAGGTGTTAATCTAGTTAAAAAAGCTGTTAAACCTACTCAAGAAAATCCACAAGGTGGAATTTTCGAAGTTGAAAGACCTGTCCATATCAGTAACGTAGCAGTTGTTAGTCCAAAGACTAAGAAAGCTACTAGAGTTAGAATTGAAGCAAAAGACGGAAAGAACGTAAGAGTTGCCGTTGCTTGTGGAACAGTTCTTAATTAA
- the rpsC gene encoding 30S ribosomal protein S3 encodes MGQKVHPYGFRLGYIKGWQSNWYAGKNDYAKTLSEDLLIRKYIEENMKNAAVASTDIARTSDQVKVTVYTAKPGVAIGKKGAGIEKIRNDLKKLTKGTLIFNIAEVKRPDAESKLIAENIAAQLEKRVAFRRAMKKVMQSAFRAGVKGIRVRTAGRLGGAEMARAEGYSERKVPLHTLRADIDYSTAEAHTTYGVIGVKVWVYKGEIYK; translated from the coding sequence ATGGGACAAAAAGTACATCCTTATGGATTTAGACTAGGTTACATTAAGGGCTGGCAATCAAACTGGTATGCTGGGAAAAACGACTATGCAAAAACTCTAAGTGAAGATCTTCTAATTAGAAAATACATTGAAGAGAACATGAAGAATGCAGCAGTTGCTAGCACAGATATCGCAAGAACGTCTGACCAAGTTAAGGTTACTGTTTATACAGCAAAGCCTGGTGTAGCTATTGGTAAAAAAGGTGCAGGAATCGAAAAGATTAGAAATGATCTTAAGAAACTAACTAAGGGAACTCTTATCTTCAACATTGCTGAAGTTAAAAGACCTGATGCAGAATCTAAGCTTATCGCTGAAAACATCGCGGCTCAACTTGAGAAACGTGTTGCTTTCCGTAGAGCAATGAAAAAGGTTATGCAGTCAGCTTTTAGAGCTGGTGTTAAAGGTATCAGAGTTAGAACTGCTGGACGTCTTGGTGGTGCTGAGATGGCAAGAGCGGAAGGATACTCTGAAAGAAAGGTTCCACTTCACACTTTGAGAGCTGATATTGATTACAGTACAGCGGAAGCTCATACAACTTACGGTGTTATCGGGGTTAAGGTATGGGTTTATAAAGGTGAAATTTATAAATAA
- the rpsS gene encoding 30S ribosomal protein S19 yields the protein MSRSLKKGPFVDVSLLKKAIAVQEEGNTGNKVIKTWSRRSTIVPEFIGLTFAVHNGKKFIPVYVTDQMIGHKLGEFALTRTYWGHGADKKSKR from the coding sequence ATGTCACGTTCATTAAAGAAAGGACCTTTCGTAGACGTTAGCCTTCTAAAGAAAGCAATCGCGGTACAAGAGGAAGGAAATACTGGGAACAAAGTTATTAAAACTTGGTCTAGAAGATCGACAATTGTTCCTGAATTTATCGGACTTACATTTGCTGTACACAACGGGAAAAAATTTATTCCTGTATACGTAACAGACCAAATGATCGGTCATAAACTAGGTGAATTTGCACTGACTAGAACTTACTGGGGTCACGGTGCAGATAAGAAATCTAAGAGATAA
- the rpmC gene encoding 50S ribosomal protein L29 encodes MQRLKIEDIKGWDAKQIDAKTAEMRKALFDYRMQKSTSGLEKPHLIKIAKKNIARLLTAKNAKGDK; translated from the coding sequence ATGCAAAGATTAAAAATTGAAGACATTAAAGGTTGGGATGCGAAGCAAATCGACGCTAAAACAGCTGAGATGAGAAAAGCACTTTTCGATTACAGAATGCAAAAATCAACTTCTGGACTTGAGAAGCCACATCTTATCAAAATTGCTAAGAAGAACATTGCTCGTCTTTTAACTGCGAAAAATGCTAAGGGTGATAAGTAA
- the rpmD gene encoding 50S ribosomal protein L30, whose product MAKKEITVTLKKSTISCNQKQKATVKGLGLRKTGSSKTLENTPAVRGMIKKVIHLLDIKE is encoded by the coding sequence ATGGCTAAGAAAGAAATTACAGTAACACTTAAGAAAAGTACTATCAGTTGTAACCAAAAGCAAAAGGCGACTGTTAAAGGTCTTGGACTTAGAAAGACTGGGTCTAGTAAAACTCTTGAGAACACTCCTGCAGTTAGAGGAATGATCAAGAAAGTTATTCACCTTTTGGATATCAAGGAATAA
- the rplN gene encoding 50S ribosomal protein L14, which translates to MIQMQTKLDVADNSGAKEVKCIKVLGGSKRMTAGLGDIIVVAVQQALPGGKIKKGDVKKAVIVRTAYPIRREDGSYITFDNNSVVILNNNNEPVGTRIFGPVARELRAKSFTKICSLAPEVL; encoded by the coding sequence ATGATTCAGATGCAAACAAAGCTCGATGTTGCAGACAACAGCGGAGCGAAAGAGGTTAAGTGTATCAAGGTTCTCGGTGGTTCAAAGAGAATGACTGCTGGACTTGGCGACATTATTGTGGTAGCTGTGCAGCAAGCTCTTCCAGGTGGGAAAATTAAAAAGGGTGATGTTAAGAAAGCTGTTATTGTTAGAACTGCATATCCTATTAGAAGGGAAGATGGTTCTTACATTACTTTCGACAATAACTCTGTTGTTATCCTTAACAATAACAATGAACCAGTTGGAACGCGTATTTTCGGACCAGTAGCTAGAGAACTTAGAGCAAAAAGCTTTACTAAGATTTGTTCACTAGCCCCAGAGGTTCTTTAA
- the rplF gene encoding 50S ribosomal protein L6 produces the protein MSRIGKQPVVVPEKVEVKIDGTKVSVKGPNGQLEYEFNNLVKFELKDKEVIVTPVDGSKPARSMWGTARTLVNNMIVGCTTGFKRTLEFNGVGYKAAVSGDTLNLNLGYSHPIEYKLPNGVSAKVVKNEIELEGADKELVGFAAAKIRSFRSPEPYKGKGIKYSDETIIRKAGKAGGK, from the coding sequence ATGTCACGTATTGGTAAACAACCGGTTGTAGTACCAGAAAAAGTTGAAGTGAAAATTGACGGGACAAAAGTTTCTGTTAAGGGTCCAAACGGTCAACTTGAGTATGAATTTAATAATTTAGTAAAATTTGAACTTAAAGATAAAGAAGTTATCGTAACTCCTGTAGATGGTTCTAAGCCTGCTCGCTCAATGTGGGGAACAGCTAGAACTCTTGTAAACAACATGATTGTTGGTTGTACTACAGGATTCAAGAGAACTTTAGAGTTCAATGGTGTTGGTTATAAGGCTGCTGTTAGTGGTGACACACTAAACCTAAACCTTGGTTACTCTCACCCAATTGAGTACAAGCTACCTAATGGTGTATCAGCGAAAGTCGTTAAAAACGAGATCGAATTGGAAGGTGCTGATAAGGAACTAGTAGGTTTTGCTGCTGCAAAAATTAGATCATTCAGATCTCCTGAGCCATACAAAGGTAAAGGTATTAAGTACTCTGATGAGACAATTATTAGAAAAGCTGGTAAAGCTGGCGGTAAATAA